Below is a genomic region from bacterium.
GTCATAAAAGACAATGGAAAAACCTCCGGGAAACCGGAGGTTTTAGGGTTCTTCAGCGATACGCGTCCTTCCGGTCGTCAATGGTCAGCAGATAAACTATCTTTTCCTTTTGATCTATGGCATAAAACAGCCGGTGGTCTCCGATCCGGTACCGCCAGGTGTCCGGCGAATAACCCCGCAATTTCCGGATCTGGAGGCCAAAGCAGGGTTCC
It encodes:
- a CDS encoding type II toxin-antitoxin system RelE/ParE family toxin, which encodes MPEFRIFETAEFLSRLKRIEPVRREFLERKIKAYVYPRLRQEPCFGLQIRKLRGYSPDTWRYRIGDHRLFYAIDQKEKIVYLLTIDDRKDAYR